DNA sequence from the Calditrichota bacterium genome:
TGTGCGAGTGGATACTCTTGCCGGAAATGTAAGTAAGTTTACTCTTAACTTTTTCAATGTTTTTACCAGCTCTTATGAAGGTAATTCATGGGGTGCAAATACAATCGACGGAGATTTAGATACACGATGGGCAGCTGATGGAGATGGTGAATGGATATATTATGTTTTACCCGAAGTTATCAGAATTTCATTTTTAAAAATTGTTTTTTACAACGGTAACGCGCAGAAATACACATTCGACATTGAAACATCTAATGATGGACTTGAATGGAAGTCCGAATTGGAAAATGTTGAGAGCAGTGGCGAAACAAATGGTTATGAAAGATTTGATCTTGAAGATGCCACCGGTAAGTACATTCGATATACAGGCCACATGAATAATGTAAATAGCCTGAATAGTTTAATTGAATTCGAAATATGGGGTGCTGAAGATTCTACTTTAGTATCAATCGAAGATAATCTAAATACACCTAAAGTATTTGCATTACATCAGAATTTTCCAAATCCTTTTAATCCTCAAACAAAAATAAGTTTCGCTATTCCAAAAGCCGCAGATGTAAATATTTCTGTCTATAATATGGCTGGCCAGCTGATAGAAACTCTATATGATAACTGGATTGAAACGGGTCATCATACCATAACCTTTAATGCAGAAAAATATGCATCAGGGGTATATTTTTATAAAATCCAATCTGGTAATAATGTTTTAATAAGAAAGATGGTTTTGCTGAAATGACAAAGCTATTATTTCTTCTAATAGTATTATTATTTGAAGTTTATGCACAGTCCGGTTGGCAGTCGGATATTGTCTATTTCGATGAAGGTGAAAAACTTGTTTATATAAAAGATTCAGAAGGTAATCGCATTCCGGATTTTAGCTATGCAGGCTATCGAAATGGAGAACAGCCTATTCCTGAAATCCCAGTTGTTAAAACCATTCAGCCAATAGACGGTGATAATACAATCCATATCGAAAATGCTTTGTTTGAAGTTGCTTTAAACCCAAAAGATGAAAATGGTTTTAGAGGCGCATTGTTACTTGAGGCTGGAGTTTATGAAGTACAAGGAATAATTAATCTCCAATTTGATGGTGTTATTTTGCGCGGTATGGATGACGGTGAAGACAGTACATCTAATACAATTCTGTGGGCTACCGGCAATTTACCAGCTAAGCGTTCCGTTATTATTGCCGGGGGTGGTTATGATTCCGGTTGGAGTGAATTTGTTTCCGGGACGTTTAAAAATATTATTGATGATACTGTTTTTGTGGGTGAAAAATCTTTCACAGTAAGCAGCACATTTTGGTATGAGGTTGGAGACAACATTATAATTGAGCACCCTTGTACAGCAGAATGGCTGGAGGCGATCGATTATGGCGGCACGCATTCCGATGAAGCAGGTGCTGAGCCTGGCGTAGATATTCCCTGGGAACAAGGTAGTTTGCCCATCAGATATAACCGATACATTACAGCAATCAATGGTAATAAGATTACTGTTGATGCACCTGTCTATAATCACCTGATAAAAAATCTGGCACAGAGTGTAATTTATAAATATTCACGGCAAAACTTACTAACAAATATCGGTATTGAAAACCTGAGAATAGATATTCAAACAAATGGTGTTCCGGATGAAAACCATGCTTGGAATGCAATTGATCTTTTTAATATTGAAGATGCCTGGATTAAAAACTGTACCTTTTTACATTTTGGTTTATCGGGAGTTCGCACCAAATCGGCAACACGCGTTACGGTGGAAAATTGTCAAGCGCTAGATCCGGTTGCTACGATCGAAGGCGGCAATATGTATAACTTTAATGTCAGCGCTTCATCACAATTAATAATATTTAAAAACTGCAGAGCAAGTAATGGGCGTCATCATTATGGGTCTAATGGGAAAAGTACAACATCTGGGATTGTATTTGTAGATTGTACATCCGAAGGCGCTTACACCAGCAGCGAAGGGCATAGAAGATGGAGCCAGGCACTTTTGTTCGATAACTTAAAAGAACTGGACGGACCACGCCTGGGATTAAATAAACGTCTGCTTGGTCTATATAATCGCGGATATTACGGGACAAGTCATGGCTGGGCAGTTGCACATTCTGTGGCATGGAATTGTGATGTGAATGATGGATATCTGATTGTACAAAAGGCACCGACAGCACAAAATTATGCAATTGGATGTTTTGGGAAACAAATCCGAGGTGATAAACCGTATTCATCGTTCGATGAGCCTGAAGGCTATATTGAAGGAAACAACATTCCCGATCTAAAGCCACGATCCATATATTATGCCCAACTAGATCAACGTTTACGTATTATTGATTCTATTGATCCTGATATAACGACTGCTAACATGAAAGACTTTAAATTGGATCAAAATTTCCCAAATCCATTTAATCCGTCAACAGAAATTAAGTACCATGTTGGCAACAATTCCGGATTAGCGGTAGATGTGAATTTAGCTGTTTATAATATTCTAGGTCAACAGGTGAAGACTTTGGTTTCCGCAAAACAAAATGCAGGAAATTATAGCGTAAAATGGAATGCTGACAATTTTCCGAGCGGAATATATTATTATAAAATTGTAGCCGGGGAATTTAGTTACACACGCAAGATGATGCTATTAAGATAATATCTGATCTGGCTGTTACCAGGTATAATTGGAGGCTGTTTTCTTGGTAACAGCAACGGGTCAAATGCTAGTTCTCCTCAAATAATTTGATTCACTTAGACAAACTTCTTAGTAAAGATGGTGGAAAGCTAATGATCTTTAAACCCTATTATATTCTTTATCTCTTTCTGTTTATTTCCTTTTCTTATTCTCAAAATATTTCAACCAGCTTTGATGATATCGCATCAATCGACAGCGCTCGAATAATTAGTTCAGCAAATATGTATTTAAATGAGAAAGCTATTACAGTTACTGCAGAGCATAGCGATCGAAGTGTTGGTGGTAACCACGATTATTATTCAGAAGGCGATTATTGGTGGCCAAATCCCCAAGATCCGAACGGTCCAT
Encoded proteins:
- a CDS encoding T9SS type A sorting domain-containing protein, whose amino-acid sequence is MTKLLFLLIVLLFEVYAQSGWQSDIVYFDEGEKLVYIKDSEGNRIPDFSYAGYRNGEQPIPEIPVVKTIQPIDGDNTIHIENALFEVALNPKDENGFRGALLLEAGVYEVQGIINLQFDGVILRGMDDGEDSTSNTILWATGNLPAKRSVIIAGGGYDSGWSEFVSGTFKNIIDDTVFVGEKSFTVSSTFWYEVGDNIIIEHPCTAEWLEAIDYGGTHSDEAGAEPGVDIPWEQGSLPIRYNRYITAINGNKITVDAPVYNHLIKNLAQSVIYKYSRQNLLTNIGIENLRIDIQTNGVPDENHAWNAIDLFNIEDAWIKNCTFLHFGLSGVRTKSATRVTVENCQALDPVATIEGGNMYNFNVSASSQLIIFKNCRASNGRHHYGSNGKSTTSGIVFVDCTSEGAYTSSEGHRRWSQALLFDNLKELDGPRLGLNKRLLGLYNRGYYGTSHGWAVAHSVAWNCDVNDGYLIVQKAPTAQNYAIGCFGKQIRGDKPYSSFDEPEGYIEGNNIPDLKPRSIYYAQLDQRLRIIDSIDPDITTANMKDFKLDQNFPNPFNPSTEIKYHVGNNSGLAVDVNLAVYNILGQQVKTLVSAKQNAGNYSVKWNADNFPSGIYYYKIVAGEFSYTRKMMLLR